A region of Osmerus eperlanus chromosome 9, fOsmEpe2.1, whole genome shotgun sequence DNA encodes the following proteins:
- the LOC134026246 gene encoding cocaine- and amphetamine-regulated transcript protein-like: MASVSTFFLAATCCVYLCLAYGEESFETRSLEFPPKTQEEKDLIEALQEVLEKLKNKQMPSSEKKLGWLPSCDAGEQCAVRKGARVGTLCGCPRGTSCNFYVLKCL; this comes from the exons ATGGCCAGCGTCAGCACGTTTTTTCTCGCCGCCACCTGTTGTGTCTATTTATGCCTTGCATACGGGGAGGAATCGTTTGAGACCCGTTCTTTGGAGTTCCCGCCAAAGACTCAAGAAGAAAAGGATCTg ATTGAAGCTTTGCAAGAAGTCCTGGAAAaactgaaaaacaaacaaatgccaTCATCGGAGAAAAAACTAGGATGGCTTCCTTCG tGTGACGCGGGCGAACAGTGCGCCGTGCGTAAAGGCGCAAGAGTTGGAACGCTCTGCGGCTGTCCTCGAGGAACGTCTTGCAACTTCTACGTCCTCAAGTGTTTGTGA